A region from the Methylocystis iwaonis genome encodes:
- a CDS encoding TolC family outer membrane protein codes for MDVASKRSPGQGLATVAQSALIAAALISASISDAQAESLLSALARAYAGNPDLNQSRANVRVRDEETPKAAAGMRPKANIQASAGPQYGNLRIPGGRNTTTGQRQYFGDEFVGWPRGATLNITQNVFDGGRTANSMRQAESGVFAARATMRLTEQAILQNGATAYMNVLRDTAVVNLRKNNISVLEQQLKQTRDRFDVGEVTRTDVAQAEASLAQARSDLYAAQAQLKTSIANYHQLIGNDPSHLEPGRSLEPLLPKSLNEAIAIALAEHPGVVSALHQVDAAELAVKVAESALSPTLSVNAQVSNQYDSFLGFPGSRQFSAAATGQLNVPLYQGGAEYASIRQAKEQLGQARLNADLQRDSVRASVVSSYGLLETAKASIISQQAAVKAAETALSGVREEAKVGQRTTLDVLNAQQALLNARVGLVISQRDRVVASYAALGSIGRLSAQEINLDVALYDPGVHYEQVKLKWIGTDTPDGR; via the coding sequence ACGCCGGCAATCCAGATCTCAATCAGAGCCGCGCGAATGTGCGCGTGCGCGACGAGGAGACGCCCAAGGCCGCCGCCGGCATGCGGCCGAAAGCGAACATCCAGGCCTCTGCCGGCCCCCAATACGGTAATCTGCGCATCCCCGGCGGGCGAAATACGACGACCGGCCAGCGGCAATATTTCGGCGACGAATTCGTCGGCTGGCCGCGCGGCGCCACGCTCAACATCACGCAGAATGTCTTCGACGGCGGACGCACCGCGAACTCCATGCGCCAGGCCGAGTCCGGCGTCTTCGCCGCGCGCGCCACGATGCGTCTCACCGAGCAGGCGATCCTGCAAAACGGCGCCACCGCCTATATGAACGTGCTGCGCGACACGGCGGTGGTGAATCTGCGCAAGAACAACATTTCGGTTCTCGAACAGCAGCTCAAGCAGACCCGCGACCGATTCGATGTCGGCGAGGTGACGCGCACCGACGTAGCGCAGGCCGAAGCCTCGCTCGCCCAGGCGCGCTCCGATCTCTACGCTGCGCAAGCGCAGCTCAAGACGAGCATCGCCAATTATCATCAGCTCATCGGCAATGACCCGAGCCATCTCGAGCCCGGCCGTTCGCTGGAGCCGCTCCTTCCCAAATCGCTGAACGAGGCCATCGCCATCGCGCTCGCGGAGCACCCGGGCGTCGTTTCGGCGCTGCATCAGGTCGATGCGGCGGAGCTCGCCGTGAAGGTCGCGGAGAGCGCGCTGTCGCCGACCCTGTCGGTCAATGCGCAGGTCTCGAACCAATATGACTCGTTCCTCGGCTTTCCCGGATCGCGGCAGTTTTCGGCGGCGGCGACCGGCCAGCTCAACGTGCCGCTCTATCAGGGCGGCGCGGAATACGCCTCGATCCGCCAGGCCAAGGAGCAGCTCGGCCAGGCGCGCTTGAACGCGGACCTGCAACGCGACAGCGTGCGCGCTAGCGTGGTGTCGAGCTACGGATTGCTCGAGACGGCGAAGGCCTCCATCATCTCGCAGCAGGCGGCTGTAAAGGCGGCGGAGACCGCGCTTTCCGGCGTGCGCGAGGAGGCGAAGGTCGGCCAGCGCACGACGCTCGACGTGCTCAACGCCCAGCAGGCGTTGCTCAATGCGCGCGTGGGGCTGGTGATTTCGCAGCGTGATCGCGTGGTGGCGTCTTACGCCGCGCTCGGCTCCATTGGCCGTTTGTCGGCGCAGGAGATCAATCTCGACGTGGCGCTTTACGACCCTGGCGTCCACTACGAACAAGTCAAATTGAAGTGGATCGGAACGGACACGCCGGACGGGCGATGA
- a CDS encoding PopZ family protein: MEEILASIRRIIADDDTLPGARRERDERRRRDAERAIAEQSAALVPEAVAPEAALQPAPAAEEEPHLASAAKIRSLPLRLNRAPEPVQLVEETDAEEEDDYLEEPELSEPVDFAPEAPADDVDDDSADLVEYEAEDAPLVSAEAASSVASQFQTLAASMILNDSGLLQKYAQEMLRPMLKQWLDDNLPVIVERLVRAEIERVARGGRR; encoded by the coding sequence ATGGAGGAAATTCTCGCTTCCATCCGCCGCATCATCGCCGACGACGACACGCTTCCGGGCGCGCGGCGCGAGCGTGACGAGCGCCGCCGCCGCGACGCCGAGCGCGCCATCGCAGAGCAATCCGCCGCTCTCGTCCCGGAGGCTGTTGCGCCGGAAGCCGCCCTGCAGCCGGCGCCTGCCGCCGAAGAAGAGCCGCATCTCGCTTCCGCGGCCAAGATCAGATCGCTGCCGCTGCGTCTGAACCGCGCGCCGGAACCCGTCCAACTGGTCGAGGAGACGGACGCGGAAGAAGAAGACGATTATCTCGAGGAGCCGGAGCTTTCCGAGCCGGTGGATTTCGCCCCCGAAGCCCCGGCGGACGACGTCGACGACGACAGCGCCGACCTCGTCGAATATGAAGCCGAAGACGCGCCGTTGGTCTCGGCCGAGGCCGCCTCCTCGGTCGCTTCGCAATTCCAGACGCTCGCTGCGAGCATGATCCTCAACGACAGCGGCCTCCTTCAGAAATATGCGCAGGAGATGCTGCGCCCGATGCTCAAGCAATGGCTCGACGACAATCTTCCGGTCATCGTCGAGCGGCTGGTGCGCGCCGAGATCGAGCGCGTGGCGAGAGGCGGGCGCCGATAA
- a CDS encoding septum formation initiator family protein: MHRLRLFLRSLILPVTLFCAAGAVASYFVWHGVHGQRGLKTGEEYEQKLAQLRLERDMLKLQRMQWEARIALIKGENIDADILDEETRKSLGRVHKNEVVILLPEGETP; this comes from the coding sequence ATGCACCGACTCCGCCTGTTTCTTCGCTCGCTGATCTTGCCCGTCACGCTGTTTTGTGCGGCCGGCGCGGTCGCGAGCTATTTTGTCTGGCATGGCGTCCACGGCCAGCGCGGTCTCAAGACCGGCGAAGAATATGAGCAGAAGCTCGCGCAGCTCCGCCTCGAACGCGACATGCTGAAGCTGCAGCGCATGCAATGGGAAGCCAGAATCGCGCTTATCAAGGGAGAGAATATCGACGCCGATATTCTCGACGAGGAAACGCGCAAGAGCCTCGGACGCGTGCACAAGAACGAGGTGGTGATATTGCTCCCGGAAGGCGAGACGCCGTAG
- a CDS encoding MBL fold metallo-hydrolase → MNAPVEHAAERVSALLRRVVAPNGGPFTYKGTCSYIVGHGEVAIIDPGPADPRHLDALRAAITGERLKYILVTHTHRDHSPAARALKEATGATIAGCAPYTPSPNIAIVGPGLDASHDAAYAPDLILREGDRLDLPDATIETLETPGHTANHLCFALLEEKALFTGDHIMGWSTTVVAPPDGSMADYMESLENLRLRDDRIFWPGHGEPVRDPTRYLRALVHHRHAREAAILQRLAEGDDTIPQMVARLYEGVDKRLHGAAAMNVFAHLEDLVGRGLVESEGPPRPAGRYSLR, encoded by the coding sequence ATGAACGCGCCAGTCGAACATGCCGCCGAGCGCGTCTCTGCGCTGCTGCGCCGCGTCGTCGCGCCGAACGGCGGGCCTTTCACCTATAAGGGAACCTGCAGCTATATCGTCGGGCACGGCGAGGTCGCCATTATCGACCCCGGCCCCGCCGATCCGCGCCACCTCGACGCCCTGCGCGCCGCGATCACGGGCGAGCGGCTGAAATATATTCTCGTCACCCACACGCATCGCGACCATTCGCCCGCCGCCCGCGCCTTGAAGGAAGCGACCGGCGCGACGATCGCCGGCTGCGCGCCCTATACCCCCTCGCCCAACATCGCCATCGTCGGCCCCGGCCTCGACGCCTCGCATGACGCGGCCTATGCGCCCGATCTCATTCTCAGAGAGGGCGACCGTCTCGATCTTCCCGACGCGACGATCGAAACGCTGGAGACGCCCGGCCATACGGCGAACCATCTCTGCTTCGCCCTGCTGGAGGAGAAAGCGCTTTTCACCGGCGACCATATCATGGGGTGGTCGACCACGGTGGTGGCGCCGCCGGACGGCTCCATGGCCGATTACATGGAATCGCTCGAAAATCTGCGGCTGCGCGACGATCGCATTTTCTGGCCGGGCCATGGCGAGCCGGTGCGCGATCCCACCCGCTATCTGCGCGCCCTCGTCCACCACCGCCACGCCCGTGAGGCGGCGATCCTCCAACGCCTGGCCGAGGGCGACGACACCATCCCCCAGATGGTCGCGCGCCTTTATGAGGGCGTCGACAAGCGACTCCACGGCGCCGCTGCCATGAATGTCTTCGCGCATTTGGAGGATTTGGTCGGGCGCGGATTGGTCGAAAGCGAGGGCCCGCCGCGACCTGCGGGACGATATTCGCTCAGGTGA
- a CDS encoding SH3 domain-containing protein, with the protein MRLNKSLALAAISLSLVAGAASAAPVTSPVNVRSGPSPKWPVIATIPAGADVQVLQCGGGWKRDWCKVSFGQISGYIAAGVLAPSGNNVEIAPVVTSELANLYKGPGMKYKVIGAVPGGSRVNKGACYAGWQANWCQVNYNGTVGYMMESLLQREGALFPM; encoded by the coding sequence ATGCGACTCAACAAAAGCCTCGCTCTTGCTGCTATCTCTTTGTCTCTCGTCGCGGGCGCCGCCTCGGCTGCGCCCGTCACAAGCCCCGTCAATGTGCGGTCAGGCCCGAGCCCGAAATGGCCCGTCATCGCCACCATCCCGGCCGGCGCCGATGTGCAGGTCCTGCAATGCGGGGGCGGCTGGAAGCGCGACTGGTGCAAGGTCTCCTTCGGGCAAATCAGCGGCTATATCGCGGCGGGCGTGCTCGCGCCGTCCGGCAATAATGTCGAGATCGCGCCGGTCGTCACCTCGGAGCTCGCCAATCTCTATAAGGGCCCGGGCATGAAATATAAGGTCATCGGCGCGGTGCCGGGCGGTTCGAGAGTCAATAAGGGCGCCTGCTATGCGGGCTGGCAGGCGAACTGGTGCCAGGTCAATTACAACGGCACGGTCGGCTATATGATGGAAAGCCTGCTGCAGCGCGAAGGCGCCCTCTTCCCGATGTGA